In Daphnia magna isolate NIES linkage group LG5, ASM2063170v1.1, whole genome shotgun sequence, a single genomic region encodes these proteins:
- the LOC123472222 gene encoding uncharacterized protein LOC123472222: MAAQIKFQTPPTFTGRDGEDAVSWIHRYEKVGRYNRWGENELRDHIELSLEGAAGKWYACMEATGNLPNAWSDVQGPPVVRGIKSTLLTQFTPVNYVRHNEAKLRARKQGIEESTLEYYYDVLDLCRRVNARMAEATKLAYLWQGLRPSVLEQLWSLKPTYCDEFLQEVKRFQEMTDRGKQYEWAMGVMGREERPTHDPSQQDATVETRLEKIERMLGVMGREEKPTYDPSQQDATVETRLEKIERMLEELM; encoded by the coding sequence ATGGCAGCCCAAATCAAATTCCAGACTCCACCCACATTCACCGGTCGGGATGGGGAAGACGCAGTGAGTTGGATCCATCGCTACGAAAAGGTGGGTAGATACAACCGATGGGGTGAAAACGAGTTACGGGATCACATTGAGCTGTCATTAGAGGGGGCTGCGGGCAAATGGTATGCGTGCATGGAGGCAACGGGCAATCTTCCCAATGCGTGGTCGGACGTACAAGGGCCCCCGGTGGTCAGGGGAATTAAATCGACACTGTTGACACAGTTTACGCCCGTAAACTATGTGCGACATAATGAGGCCAAATTGCGTGCGAGGAAGCAGGGAATTGAGGAATCGACCCTGGAGTACTACTACGACGTGCTTGATCTGTGCAGGAGGGTAAACGCGCGTATGGCCGAAGCCACGAAGCTAGCGTATCTCTGGCAGGGGTTGAGACCTAGTGTACTAGAACAATTATGGAGCTTAAAGCCCACTTACTGCGATGAGTTCCTCCAGGAAGTAAAGCGCTTCCAGGAGATGACCGATCGAGGGAAGCAATACGAGTGGGCTATGGGAGTTATGGGAAGGGAGGAAAGACCCACGCATGACCCATCGCAGCAAGATGCAACGGTAGAAACGAGGTTGGAAAAAATCGAGAGAATGCTGGGAGTTatgggaagggaggaaaaacCTACGTATGACCCATCGCAGCAAGATGCAACGGTAGAAACGAGGTTGGAAAAGATCGAGAGAATGTTGGAGGAATTAatgtag